A part of Rhodothermus sp. genomic DNA contains:
- the argS gene encoding arginine--tRNA ligase, producing the protein MKAYIQEALRQVLHTIHGVPADFQPELEKPNNPAHGDLATNAAMQLARYLKRPPRQIAEEIAERLRALPLDPRRVASVEVAGPGFLNFRLAPDYLAQALADILAAGERYGRSDLGQGQRAMVEYVSANPTGPLTVGHGRNAVLGDTIANLLDWIGYRVTREYYYNDAGRQMRVLGASVRARYLALVDPTLPTKKIQTADNTWVEVPEPFPEDGYLGDYIIDIARMLYEQHGDTLRDVEDLTPFKEAAEKVIFDDIRRTLARLGIHMDSFFNEHTLYENGKIWEVVEALRAKGYVYEKDGAVWFRTSVLGKDQDTVLVKRTGEPTYRLPDIAYHITKFERGFERIVDIFGADHIATYPDVLRALEVLGYDANKVDVVIYQFVTLVRGGEPVKMSTRRATYVTLDELIEEVGADVTRFFFLMRSPNTHLEFDLDLAREASEKNPVFYLQYAHARICSIMRKADEVGLKESPNPELTLLQHEAETALIKELMRFPEVIREAARTYEPHRVANYLREVAVAFTRFYEHCRIIGESEALAQARLALARATRLVLSNGLRVLGISAPERM; encoded by the coding sequence ATGAAAGCGTATATCCAGGAGGCGCTCCGGCAGGTGCTGCACACGATCCATGGCGTGCCAGCGGATTTTCAGCCGGAGCTGGAAAAACCCAACAATCCCGCACATGGCGATCTGGCCACGAACGCAGCCATGCAACTGGCGCGCTACCTGAAACGACCGCCGCGCCAGATTGCTGAAGAAATTGCCGAACGTTTACGGGCCCTTCCGCTTGATCCACGGCGCGTGGCTTCGGTCGAAGTGGCCGGGCCCGGCTTTCTGAATTTCCGCCTGGCGCCGGATTACCTGGCACAGGCGCTGGCCGATATTCTGGCCGCCGGCGAGCGCTACGGCCGCAGCGACCTGGGACAGGGCCAGCGCGCTATGGTCGAGTACGTCAGTGCCAATCCTACCGGCCCTCTGACCGTGGGGCATGGGCGCAATGCGGTGCTGGGCGACACGATCGCAAACCTGCTCGACTGGATCGGCTATCGCGTCACGCGTGAGTATTACTACAACGATGCGGGCCGTCAGATGCGTGTGCTGGGCGCATCAGTACGGGCTCGCTATCTGGCGCTTGTCGATCCCACGCTTCCCACGAAAAAGATTCAGACAGCCGACAATACCTGGGTAGAAGTGCCCGAGCCATTTCCTGAAGACGGGTACCTGGGCGACTATATCATCGACATCGCCCGCATGCTCTATGAGCAGCACGGCGACACCCTCCGCGACGTGGAAGACCTTACGCCTTTTAAAGAGGCAGCCGAAAAAGTCATCTTCGATGACATTCGACGTACACTTGCCCGACTGGGCATCCACATGGATAGTTTCTTTAACGAGCACACGCTCTACGAAAACGGCAAGATCTGGGAAGTCGTCGAGGCACTCCGGGCAAAAGGGTACGTCTACGAAAAAGATGGCGCGGTCTGGTTCCGCACAAGTGTGCTGGGCAAAGATCAGGACACCGTGTTGGTCAAGCGCACGGGAGAGCCTACCTATCGGCTGCCCGACATCGCCTATCATATCACGAAGTTTGAGCGGGGCTTTGAGCGTATCGTAGACATCTTCGGGGCTGACCACATCGCGACCTATCCGGATGTGCTGCGGGCGCTTGAGGTGCTTGGCTACGACGCGAACAAAGTCGATGTAGTGATCTATCAGTTTGTGACGCTGGTGCGGGGAGGGGAACCTGTCAAAATGTCCACACGCCGCGCTACATACGTAACCCTCGACGAGTTGATAGAGGAGGTAGGAGCAGATGTTACGCGCTTTTTCTTCCTGATGCGCTCGCCTAACACGCATCTGGAATTCGATCTGGATCTGGCCCGTGAAGCCAGTGAAAAAAACCCGGTTTTCTATCTGCAGTATGCGCACGCGCGTATTTGCTCAATCATGCGCAAGGCGGATGAGGTAGGACTGAAGGAAAGCCCGAATCCGGAGCTGACGTTGCTTCAGCACGAAGCGGAAACAGCGCTGATCAAGGAGCTGATGCGTTTTCCGGAAGTCATTCGGGAAGCGGCGCGGACCTATGAACCCCACCGGGTGGCCAACTATCTGCGTGAGGTAGCAGTGGCCTTTACCAGGTTTTACGAGCACTGTCGCATCATCGGAGAGTCCGAAGCGCTGGCGCAGGCTCGGCTGGCACTGGCGCGGGCAACCCGGCTGGTGCTATCCAACGGGCTGCGCGTGCTGGGCATTTCAGCACCGGAACGCATGTAG
- the pheA gene encoding prephenate dehydratase, producing MATKYTVAFQGEPGAFSEEAILAYFGETQAEPVPLPSFEQVFEALEGGQVDRAMIPIENSLFGSVHVNYDLLRTHSVRIVGELELRIRHHLLGLPGSRIDQIRQVYSHPQALGQCQTYLRTHLHRAEAVPAYDTAGAARMVAAMGDPGIAAIAGMRAAVKYGLEVLAAGIESHPQNYTRFLILARPDVQPSEGPPGTMKTSIVFALRENVPGALFKSLAVFALRDLDLYKIESRPLVGVPGSYLFYLDVAGAIHDQAVQRALDHLAEVAAFVRVLGSYPKGARID from the coding sequence ATGGCGACGAAATACACGGTGGCCTTTCAGGGAGAACCAGGTGCCTTCAGCGAAGAAGCGATTCTGGCCTACTTCGGAGAAACGCAGGCCGAGCCTGTGCCGCTGCCCAGCTTTGAACAGGTTTTTGAGGCGCTTGAGGGCGGGCAGGTGGATCGGGCAATGATTCCAATTGAAAACTCGCTATTCGGTAGCGTACACGTAAACTACGATCTGCTGCGCACGCACAGCGTGCGGATTGTGGGAGAGCTGGAACTGCGCATTCGGCATCACCTGCTGGGATTGCCCGGTAGTCGCATCGATCAGATCCGTCAGGTCTATTCACATCCGCAGGCGCTCGGTCAGTGCCAGACCTACCTGCGCACGCATCTGCACCGGGCCGAGGCTGTTCCGGCTTACGACACGGCTGGAGCCGCACGAATGGTAGCCGCCATGGGCGATCCGGGGATTGCTGCTATCGCCGGTATGCGTGCCGCTGTCAAGTACGGGCTTGAGGTGCTGGCTGCTGGTATCGAAAGCCATCCGCAAAACTACACCCGCTTTCTGATCCTGGCTCGTCCCGATGTGCAACCGTCTGAAGGGCCACCGGGAACGATGAAAACTTCGATTGTGTTTGCTCTGCGCGAGAACGTTCCCGGTGCTCTTTTCAAAAGTCTGGCCGTGTTTGCACTACGCGATCTGGATCTGTACAAGATCGAAAGTCGTCCACTCGTAGGAGTGCCGGGCAGCTATCTGTTTTATCTGGATGTGGCTGGTGCCATCCACGACCAGGCCGTGCAGCGCGCGCTGGATCACCTGGCCGAGGTGGCCGCTTTTGTGCGGGTACTGGGCTCCTATCCAAAAGGGGCACGCATCGACTGA
- a CDS encoding permease-like cell division protein FtsX has product MALTYSIREGLAGLRRARFATVAAISAMTVALVLIGVFAAVGYHAHQVTDWLRQRVGEIEIFLEDDVDDSIARALYARVQAIPGVAAARYISREEARQIFLEEFGQEGEVFLDEPFLPASIRVRFEPTMAAPDTLARLVEWLATWNHVDEVVFNQPLLIKVQQNLRLITLVGLALGLLVVLAAVFLVANTIRLTVYARRLLIRTMKLVGATDSFIRQPFVIEGMAQGLIAGLLAASIVALGYQVGAGYLPQLADHQDLFLPGLLAGIVLTGILLGWFGATWAARRFIRRVPLH; this is encoded by the coding sequence GTGGCGCTGACCTATAGCATACGGGAAGGATTGGCCGGACTACGTCGGGCCCGCTTTGCCACCGTGGCGGCAATCAGCGCCATGACGGTGGCACTTGTACTGATCGGCGTGTTTGCCGCCGTGGGATATCATGCCCATCAGGTGACCGACTGGTTACGGCAGCGGGTAGGCGAAATTGAGATTTTTCTGGAGGACGATGTCGACGACAGTATCGCCCGGGCGCTATATGCCCGCGTGCAGGCTATCCCCGGTGTAGCAGCCGCCCGTTACATCTCGCGTGAAGAAGCCCGACAGATTTTTCTGGAGGAGTTTGGTCAGGAGGGCGAAGTGTTCTTAGACGAGCCCTTTTTGCCTGCGTCGATTCGCGTGCGTTTCGAGCCGACAATGGCCGCGCCCGACACGCTGGCCCGTCTGGTCGAATGGCTTGCCACCTGGAATCATGTCGATGAAGTCGTCTTTAATCAACCGCTGCTGATCAAAGTCCAGCAGAATCTGCGCCTGATCACTCTGGTCGGACTGGCCCTGGGGCTACTGGTAGTGCTCGCGGCTGTTTTTCTGGTGGCCAATACGATTCGCCTGACAGTCTATGCCCGGCGACTGTTGATCCGCACCATGAAGCTGGTAGGAGCCACCGACAGCTTTATTCGTCAGCCGTTCGTGATCGAAGGAATGGCCCAGGGGCTTATTGCGGGACTGCTGGCGGCCAGCATTGTCGCGCTGGGTTACCAGGTGGGAGCTGGCTATCTGCCTCAGCTTGCGGATCATCAAGACCTGTTCTTGCCGGGATTGCTGGCGGGAATTGTGCTGACCGGTATCCTGCTGGGGTGGTTCGGAGCTACCTGGGCCGCTCGCCGCTTTATCCGTCGTGTTCCATTACACTGA
- a CDS encoding DUF4097 family beta strand repeat-containing protein gives MWKALPGQAGLLGLLLGWMACQQSPGVGQTEEGTLMPGAVEVTDTLWRGVLLAGRTLVLEGLSGPVLLQGTEGDVARLRFVRAGRGADVAAARKALRQIQIREEGTASTFRYHFQARRSALARVQVEGTVPRTSRLLLMRTGGAVWLEGIEGPIRIHLVAGEVHVREAADSLEIRLQNGSVSTHFRRLPIDAVVTIQTENGDLWLTLPREADAQVQAETAAGSVRIEDLTFGKRRLQPRGAAGARFDGQLGQGRARITLRTAHGDIVLRSGGPNGLKLPDQMRPLPPDTVFQEPGAP, from the coding sequence ATGTGGAAAGCGCTGCCGGGACAAGCCGGGCTGCTGGGACTGTTGTTGGGATGGATGGCCTGCCAGCAATCGCCGGGCGTGGGACAAACAGAAGAAGGGACGTTAATGCCCGGAGCTGTTGAGGTAACCGATACGCTGTGGCGTGGCGTTCTGCTGGCCGGCCGAACACTGGTGTTAGAAGGGCTGAGCGGCCCGGTGTTGCTGCAGGGAACTGAAGGAGACGTAGCGCGCCTGCGGTTTGTTCGAGCAGGACGCGGTGCCGATGTGGCGGCTGCTCGTAAAGCACTTCGCCAGATCCAGATACGAGAAGAAGGTACGGCCAGCACTTTTCGGTACCATTTCCAGGCGCGTCGCTCAGCGCTGGCCCGGGTGCAGGTAGAAGGAACGGTGCCCCGAACCAGTCGGCTGTTGCTTATGCGCACCGGGGGAGCCGTTTGGTTGGAAGGTATTGAAGGGCCTATCCGAATTCACCTGGTGGCTGGTGAAGTGCATGTGCGAGAAGCAGCCGACAGCCTGGAAATCCGCCTGCAGAATGGATCGGTGTCAACGCATTTTCGACGCTTGCCCATTGATGCCGTGGTAACAATTCAGACGGAAAACGGCGACCTGTGGCTCACCCTACCCCGGGAGGCCGATGCACAGGTTCAGGCCGAGACGGCAGCCGGATCGGTGCGTATCGAAGACTTAACGTTTGGTAAACGTCGGCTACAACCCCGGGGAGCAGCCGGCGCCCGTTTTGATGGACAACTCGGACAGGGACGAGCCCGCATTACGCTTCGTACGGCCCACGGCGACATCGTGCTGCGTAGCGGCGGACCAAACGGCCTGAAACTGCCTGATCAGATGCGTCCGCTCCCGCCAGATACGGTATTTCAGGAACCGGGTGCACCGTAG
- a CDS encoding hemolysin III family protein, translated as MEERANALTHGLGVLFSLIGTGWLWRAGGSGTAAQRVACFIFGGSLIVLYLASTLYHSIQWPTWKRRLQVVDHVAIYLLIAGTYTPFLVAYVPSPWRPLLLGVIWTVALSGMVFELLFTGRFPRLSTALYVATGWLAVLMLPVLWQHLPAGALVLIVAGGLLYTAGVVFYRWERLPFHHAIWHLFVLAGSAFHYVAVLRYGAPGS; from the coding sequence ATGGAAGAACGTGCCAATGCGCTGACCCACGGTCTCGGCGTGCTGTTCAGTCTGATAGGCACGGGCTGGCTCTGGCGTGCAGGCGGCAGTGGAACCGCTGCGCAGCGGGTGGCCTGTTTCATTTTCGGGGGTAGTCTGATTGTGCTTTATCTGGCCTCTACGCTCTACCACAGCATCCAGTGGCCCACGTGGAAGCGGCGTTTACAGGTAGTCGATCATGTGGCGATTTACCTGCTCATCGCGGGCACCTATACACCATTTCTGGTGGCTTATGTACCATCTCCCTGGCGGCCCCTGTTGCTCGGTGTGATATGGACCGTGGCGCTGTCTGGCATGGTGTTCGAACTTCTTTTCACCGGTCGTTTCCCCCGACTATCCACGGCTCTCTACGTCGCCACGGGCTGGCTGGCCGTGCTGATGCTTCCGGTACTATGGCAGCATCTGCCAGCAGGCGCATTGGTGCTCATAGTAGCCGGAGGCCTGCTTTACACGGCCGGTGTAGTGTTCTACCGCTGGGAGCGCCTGCCTTTTCACCATGCGATCTGGCATCTATTCGTGCTGGCCGGCAGTGCCTTTCATTATGTGGCCGTGCTGCGCTACGGTGCACCCGGTTCCTGA
- a CDS encoding peptidylprolyl isomerase — MAQAKAGDHVKVHYTGRLQDGTIFDSSRDREPLEFTLGDGEVIPGFEQAVMGMEPGETKTVTISAEEAYGPRRDDLLIEVGRDQVAPGLELAVGQQLQLRLQDGRIIPVTVAALSEETVTIDANHPLAGEDLTFEIELVAIG; from the coding sequence GTGGCACAGGCAAAAGCAGGCGACCACGTCAAAGTCCATTATACCGGTCGCCTTCAGGACGGTACCATTTTCGACTCGTCGCGGGATCGCGAGCCGCTCGAATTCACGCTGGGGGATGGTGAAGTCATTCCCGGCTTCGAACAGGCGGTTATGGGCATGGAGCCCGGCGAGACCAAGACAGTAACCATTAGCGCTGAAGAGGCCTACGGCCCCCGACGCGACGACCTGCTCATTGAGGTCGGCCGAGATCAGGTAGCACCGGGACTGGAGCTGGCTGTCGGACAGCAGTTGCAACTGCGGTTGCAGGACGGACGCATTATTCCGGTTACCGTAGCCGCCTTGAGCGAAGAGACCGTAACGATCGATGCCAACCATCCGCTGGCTGGCGAAGATCTAACCTTTGAAATCGAACTGGTTGCCATCGGCTGA